A window of Thermomicrobiales bacterium genomic DNA:
TGCTGAATCGCACCCGCCCCGATCGTATCGAGAGCATTCCAGAATGACCGCGCTGGCATGCACCAGGGTTGCCAAGCGGTTCGGATTGGTTCAGGCCGTCGACGGAGTCGACTTCGAGGTGGCCGAAGGGGATATCCTGGCCTTGCTCGGACCGAGTGGGTGCGGCAAGACGACGGCGTTGCGCATGGTGGCCGGGTTCGAGGATCCCGATCGCGGTTCGATCGCGATCGACGATGTGGTGGTGGCCGATGATACGCGGTCGCTTCCTCCCGAGCGGCGCAATGTGGGCATGGTTTTCCAGGACGGCGCGCTGTTTCCGCACCTGAGTGTCGCGAAGAATGTCAACTGGGATCGGGAACGGTCCGAAAGATGCGTTGGTCGAGGATGCGTTGCGTTTGGTCGGTCTGGAGGGGGCGGGATCGCGCATGCCGCATCAGCTTTCCGGGGGACAGCAACAACGGGTCGCGCTCGCCCGCGCGCTCGCGCCCAAGCCATCGTTGCTTCTGCTGGACGAACCGTTTTCGAGCCTGGATGCGGCGTTGCGAAGACGATTGCAGTCAGATGTGCGCGAGATCATCCTGCAGACTGGTGTGACGGCGCTGTTGGTCACGCACGACCAGGAGGAGGCTCTCAGCATGGCAGACCGAGTGGCAGTGATGTGGGAGGGGCGCATCCTTCAAATTGCGAGTCCGGACGAACTCTATCTTCGTCCGGTTTCCCGGCGGGTCGCCGAGTTCGTGGGGGAAGCCCAGTTTCTTCCGGGCTCCAGCGAAGGTCGAGTCGTGACATGTGCGTTGGGACGCTTGCCCTCAGTGAACTCCGCCAGCGGGCCTGTCGATGTGATGGTACGGCCAGAAATCCTGCGGCTTGCCCCCAGCTCGCAATCCGAAGGAGTGACCGCATTGGTGCGGGCGCGTGCCTTCTTCGGCCACGATCAGATGCTCGATTGCCTCCTGTCCGATGGGACAGTGATCCACGCGCGCACCAACGCCTATGCCGGGTTCCAACCGGGTGAGGAGGTCAGGATTACGGTGCGTGGCGCTGTACTGACCTTTCCGCCAGCATCACCTGAATGAGCGGTCTGATCTTTGAAACCGCATCCGCGGAAGAGACGCGCGCGCTTGGGGCGCGCATTGCCGCGCTGCTCGAACCGGGCGACGTGCTGCTCCTGCATGGGGATTTGGGAGCTGGCAAGACGACCCTCACTCAGGGGATCGGCGCGGCGCTGGGAATGACAGAGCTGGCGCAAAGCCCAACGTTTTCGCTCGT
This region includes:
- a CDS encoding ABC transporter ATP-binding protein, whose product is MSTGIGNGPKDALVEDALRLVGLEGAGSRMPHQLSGGQQQRVALARALAPKPSLLLLDEPFSSLDAALRRRLQSDVREIILQTGVTALLVTHDQEEALSMADRVAVMWEGRILQIASPDELYLRPVSRRVAEFVGEAQFLPGSSEGRVVTCALGRLPSVNSASGPVDVMVRPEILRLAPSSQSEGVTALVRARAFFGHDQMLDCLLSDGTVIHARTNAYAGFQPGEEVRITVRGAVLTFPPASPE